The following proteins are co-located in the Carassius auratus strain Wakin chromosome 7, ASM336829v1, whole genome shotgun sequence genome:
- the LOC113105888 gene encoding transmembrane protein 88, with product MSMNSTLEKGAHHQVLDLSEELPTNSHHHHHHHNHTGLQHTNSLASTVPVGTPVGGSGVVVPPPYSAAEAGRGEAPLELRGSLDCWACSVLVTAQNLLIAAINACLAGVVFGLILTPAIVMVVFGFVCHSTVRPHGSSPYCSDLLTDGGCVALLVVGFLLVTPLLVLALAAYCRLARHLQLGLCFIPYSRAVYKNLPATQHRGLTGGCCGQRSGKGEGKGKVWV from the exons ATGAGCATGAATAGCACACTGGAGAAGGGGGCTCATCACCAGGTCCTGGACCTCTCTGAAGAGCTCCCAACCAACagccatcaccaccaccaccatcacaaTCACACCGGTCTCCAGCACACCAACTCCTTGGCCTCCACTGTGCCAGTCGGGACCCCAGTGGGTGGGTCTGGAGTGGTTGTGCCTCCACCTTACTCGGCTGCGGAGGCTGGGAGAGGTGAAGCGCCGCTGGAGCTCCGGGGCTCTCTGGACTGCTGGGCGTGCTCCGTGCTGGTGACGGCGCAGAACCTGCTGATCGCAGCCATCAATGCCTGCCTGGCCGGGGTGGTTTTCGGGCTCATCCTAACTCCTGCTATTGTCATGGTGGTGTTTGGCTTCGTCTGCCATTCAACA GTGCGACCGCACGGTTCATCACCATACTGCTCGGATCTACTGACTGACGGCGGCTGTGTGGCTTTGCTGGTTGTGGGTTTCTTGCTAGTGACGCCGCTCCTGGTTCTGGCCTTGGCTGCGTACTGCCGGCTTGCTCGTCACCTTCAGCTGGGTCTGTGTTTTATTCCATACAGCCGTGCCGTCTACAAAAACCTTCCAGCGACCCAGCACCGTGGCTTGACAGGGGGCTGCTGTGGACAGCGATCTGGGAAAGGAGAAGGGAAGGGGAAGGTGTGGGTGTGA